The Nicotiana tabacum cultivar K326 chromosome 5, ASM71507v2, whole genome shotgun sequence sequence GGACATTTCAAAATGAAAAGTACAACAACTACAACGACCCAGTGAAATTCCACTAGTGTTGTTTGGGGagagtaatgtgtacgcagaccttacccctaccccgaggggtagagaggctgtttctgaaagaccctcggctcaagatatAAATTGAGGCGAATGTACTTTTATCTTTTAGATATCTAGAGTTATTGATTTCTAGATATTGAGGATTTTTTAAAGGTAGCTGTTGATAGCTTCGCAGATTATATCTCCCTATTTCATCTGGGAGATATAATGTGATTGTTAGAAACAATTCATTCTTGGTGGTGTTTGGTTTTGGCCTTTGGGTGGATTGTTTGGACAGTTGCTGGTTTTTACTAGATCCAGAATTGGAATTTGTGGACCAGTATTTGTTGCATGTCATGTGTGAAGATTTGTTATTGAGGTTTCCGTTTGGAGGATATAACAAATTGAGAGATGTTTTAACAAATAAAATTGCCTATCATATGTGCACATTCCGATTCTGATTGAAATTTTCTTAGATGTCACCTGGAGTAGCATACCGTGGAAGGATAAGTGAGTGTCAGTGATGTATTCTTGTAATTGACTCTGAATTTGCAATAAGATCTGAAATCTTGTGTCAAAACTGCTTTTCTGGAGAGGAGAGGGGGTGTTGGACTTTTGGGGAAAAGAGGAGTTATTCAGTGAAACACTTTCTCCAAAGGAAAATCTCATTTGTTTCTTAGCTGGTAGTCAAGGTTGGCGCTGTTGCTAAGTAAATAAAGTATCAGGACAGAGCAAACTTCATGGTTCCCTTTGATGTACAATCAAATAGGAGACACTTGCTCTAGAGGGTGTTTTGGTAAGCTTATAAGTTAGTCAaattagcttataagcactttttaaCTTATCTGCGCATTTGGTAAGCACCTAAAGTgcaagtgcttataagccaaaatcaGTCAATAGCCATAAGTTGGTTACCCTCATACATAGGTTTTTATTCGGGCTCactatttttaataatatttcacCAACTTATATGTTGACCTGTGGAAAAAGAAATCTGTTAACTTGCTCTGCAAATTCAGCCAAGACACAATCATCTCTCTCCCCAGGGAGGGTAAAGATATTATAACAGCAAACAACAACATCAAAGTTCTCCTCATGCATTTCCATTTTTTAAAAGAATGAGCTTCTAGTAAGCATGAAACTAGTCAAATTGAGAACTAATCAAGAGCATGAGCTATGCCTTCTGTGTAGATATCAGCTACATCCCTTTCCCGGTTGAAAAGGAGCAAGTAAATATTTTCTACTATCCTTCTAACTTTATGGAACAACTTGAATGGTAGGATAAATATTTCGCTAGAGAAGCAAATCACTAAGCCCTCCCCCGCTTTGAACAAAAGAAGGTGCAAATCTAACTTTAGTAGTATGAAAAGGAAAGTAAAGGAGAATAAAAGCCCGTTCGGACAACATATCATCATTAatctaagagcccgtttggtTTAGCTGATTAaaagtagctgataagcattaaGTGCGAAAGAGTACTTTTTGTGATGAAACTGATTTTATAACTAAGTAATTACGTGCTTAGGTAGAAGTGATAAAATTGAAAATCAGCAGTTCATGTGTTTGGTTAGAAAATGCTGATAAGCAATTTTTCTCTTAAAATGTCTAATAAGTCCTTAACgttatttacaaaaattataaattagAAAGTATCTATAGAAGGAGAAGAACAAACGACAAATATAGAGTTGACAGGGAGTTGGGAGTTCTATTTTGGGAAGAGTACTTTgagaattagaaaaaaaatattaggGCTAAAATAGGAAAATACATGGTCAAAGTAAGTGGTTATAAGCCGAAAAGTTATATGTATGGACTATGAAGTTGTTTTTGCTTAAGGGGCTGCTTGAATCTTGGAGGCCTCTTCTTGCAGCCAATTCAAACACCCTCTAAGGTTATCGCTAAGATCCACTATCATCATATTCTGTTTTTAGAAGGAAGTCTAGTCTATATCTGCCATACATCTATCCATGGTTTCCATAAGTCACAGAGAAAACGTGGCGCTTGGTCATGTATGTAATTCACTCCTATTAGTACATGTCCAAAATATATAGCGCCTTCACAGCTTTATAACATGTCACTTTGTGTTTATAAATTCATTAACTATTGAAATTCAACTATCCAGGAGTCTCTCTAGTTATAAACAAGAGCTTTCCTTGTGCATCTTACCGACGAGGTTATCTCATTATCTAATGAACTGAAAAGCtgcaaaagaagaaagagagaaagttACCCTTCTTATGTCTTGTTGCTCCGGAGAAACTTGCATTTTTCCTTTGGATTTTGTTTTAATGGAAGCTCTAAACCTTCACAGGGCAAGGAATCATCTGATCCAGATAATGGCGGACAATTTCAATTTTTTGATGAGCTACATGCACTTTTTACAGCAAGTACAAATAACGTACATCAACTACAGCTCGAATCTGAGGCTGGTTCCCAACAGGAAAGAAAGAGGCCTCGGAGAAGAATTAGAGATCAATCGTCAGAGGAAGTCTCAGAAGATGATGAAGGTTATGCCTGTGAGAGTGATGAAGTAAAATTGGCAAAAAGCAGCATCGCTcccaaaaagaaaattgaaaaagaaaagcgACCGAGAACAAACAACGCAGTGAAACCTTCAAGACAACCCAGCTTAGGAAGTACTAACACTACTGGTAGAACTGTTGAAAATATTCAAGAAATCCTCAAAGATTTCTTTCAGCAGCAACTGAGGATCGAGATGCAATGGAGAGAGACAATGGAGAAGCGTGCTCGTGAAAGAGAAGTATTTGAGCAGGAATGGCGGTCGTCAATGGAGAAGCTTGAAAGGGATAGGATGATGATTGAACAGGCTTGGAGGGAGAGGGAGGAGCAAAGGAGAATGAGAGAGGAGAGCCGAGCTGAAAGGAGGGATGCCCTGTTGACAACACTTTTGAACAAACTCATCGGTGAAAATCATCCTTGAGATGATTCATTTTGCTCATGTTATGTATTAGATACAATGAGGAATTTTCTGTTTTGCTGGTTTATAGTAGAAGAATTAGGTAGGTtacaaaatatttgaagaatTAAGAGTTTGGCTTATATAGAAGTAGGAATTTCCATTCTCAGA is a genomic window containing:
- the LOC107788901 gene encoding trihelix transcription factor GT-3b; translation: MFGGGDNENLGPFPQRLMFPNLPLHLLPGASISTATAAVAGDDEFPKRDERVPPWSNQETRDFIAIRGELEREFSSAKRSSWKNLWEMVAAKMKERGYRRSGEQCKSKWKNLVNSYKGKESSDPDNGGQFQFFDELHALFTASTNNVHQLQLESEAGSQQERKRPRRRIRDQSSEEVSEDDEGYACESDEVKLAKSSIAPKKKIEKEKRPRTNNAVKPSRQPSLGSTNTTGRTVENIQEILKDFFQQQLRIEMQWRETMEKRAREREVFEQEWRSSMEKLERDRMMIEQAWREREEQRRMREESRAERRDALLTTLLNKLIGENHP